Proteins encoded together in one Marispirochaeta sp. window:
- a CDS encoding transposase encodes MTEYFRRSVLRFFTEKKLLTEQFSRNLLSWKHSGFSIDNNSVRILDGRSRENLAQYLARPPISLKKIHYEGFKGRVLFHTHYSAYFKENVHMFKACDFLAELTQHIPPKGVQLIRRYGLYSSRIKGAWQSMPHVAERAPTGWKIQHESQMVTSNPEDFETFENTDFSDDSPDTRAYKKTWARLLSKVYEIDPMVCPKCGSEMKVIAIIQQPAEIDRILRHLVKQGRPPPGFDPASLN; translated from the coding sequence ATGACCGAATACTTCAGGCGCTCTGTCTTGCGGTTCTTTACCGAAAAAAAGCTGCTTACCGAGCAATTTTCCCGAAATCTACTCTCATGGAAGCACTCAGGCTTCAGTATAGACAACAACAGCGTACGGATTCTCGATGGGAGATCCCGGGAGAACCTTGCCCAGTATCTGGCCCGGCCTCCTATATCCTTGAAGAAGATCCACTATGAAGGGTTTAAGGGTCGCGTTCTCTTTCATACCCATTACAGCGCGTATTTCAAGGAAAACGTTCATATGTTCAAGGCCTGTGACTTCCTGGCAGAGCTTACACAGCATATCCCTCCCAAGGGTGTGCAGTTGATACGACGCTACGGATTGTACTCTTCCCGTATCAAAGGTGCTTGGCAGTCCATGCCACATGTTGCCGAACGTGCTCCGACCGGCTGGAAAATCCAGCACGAGAGCCAGATGGTAACTTCGAATCCTGAAGATTTCGAAACCTTCGAGAATACAGACTTTTCAGATGACTCCCCAGATACACGGGCTTACAAGAAAACATGGGCCCGATTGTTGTCAAAGGTTTATGAGATAGATCCTATGGTCTGCCCTAAATGCGGATCCGAAATGAAGGTGATAGCGATAATTCAGCAACCAGCAGAAATAGACCGCATTCTCAGACATCTTGTAAAACAGGGACGGCCTCCCCCTGGATTTGATCCGGCTTCTCTGAATTAA
- a CDS encoding L-serine ammonia-lyase, iron-sulfur-dependent, subunit alpha, with protein sequence MREQKYIDILNSELVPALGCTEPIAIAYASAKARQVLGEFPDKIDICCSGNIIKNVNGVKVPNSGGLKGVGAAAILGAIGGDPNRELEVLETVTDLDREQTRKLLAEGYFSCKLQKDVENLYIIATVRKGKSSASVTIINRHTLIKEIKKDEKVIYQVEGEKEDKNQKGFWNMTIRDILDFANGIDLDRIKGLLDRQIEMNSAIARKGMEEGFGAQVGRTLLETSGNEVQNRAKAYASSGSDARMGGCSLPVVINSGSGNQGMTVSLPVIEYANEWKVSQEKLYRALLISNLTAIHLKHYIGSLSAFCGAVTAACGAGAAITYMAGGTYSNISHTIINTLANVGGIVCDGAKASCAAKISSALDAAILGYELSMKDRYFEPGEGLIKDDIESTIQSMGYVGRVGMKSTDIEILNVMMNQVDFRETALSGR encoded by the coding sequence ATGAGAGAACAGAAATATATAGACATACTCAATAGTGAACTGGTGCCAGCCCTAGGCTGTACCGAACCAATCGCCATCGCCTATGCCTCCGCCAAGGCCAGACAAGTTTTAGGAGAGTTTCCCGATAAAATCGATATATGCTGCAGCGGCAATATCATCAAAAACGTTAACGGCGTAAAAGTCCCAAATTCAGGAGGATTAAAGGGCGTAGGTGCGGCAGCCATTCTGGGTGCTATCGGGGGAGACCCAAATCGAGAGCTGGAAGTTCTTGAAACTGTTACCGATCTCGACAGGGAACAAACAAGAAAACTTCTGGCCGAAGGTTACTTCAGCTGTAAACTTCAGAAGGATGTGGAAAATCTCTATATAATAGCCACCGTCCGGAAGGGTAAAAGTTCGGCCAGTGTTACCATCATCAATCGGCATACCCTGATAAAAGAGATAAAAAAAGACGAGAAAGTTATCTATCAAGTTGAAGGTGAAAAAGAAGACAAAAACCAGAAAGGATTCTGGAACATGACGATTCGCGATATTCTTGATTTTGCCAACGGAATTGATTTGGACAGGATTAAGGGCCTGCTTGATCGACAGATTGAGATGAACTCGGCCATAGCAAGAAAAGGCATGGAAGAGGGTTTCGGAGCCCAGGTTGGCAGGACACTGCTTGAGACTTCCGGCAATGAAGTGCAAAACCGGGCCAAGGCCTATGCTTCATCAGGATCGGACGCCAGGATGGGTGGGTGCAGTCTGCCCGTGGTAATTAATTCGGGCAGCGGAAATCAGGGGATGACAGTATCTCTGCCCGTAATAGAATATGCCAACGAGTGGAAGGTCTCCCAGGAGAAACTGTATCGGGCTCTTCTAATAAGCAACCTAACAGCGATACATTTAAAGCACTACATAGGAAGTCTCTCCGCATTCTGCGGTGCAGTTACGGCAGCATGCGGCGCTGGAGCGGCTATCACCTATATGGCAGGCGGAACCTACTCTAACATCTCCCACACTATTATTAATACCCTTGCCAATGTAGGTGGAATCGTATGCGACGGAGCAAAAGCCTCCTGTGCAGCAAAAATATCATCCGCTCTGGACGCTGCGATTCTGGGATATGAGCTTAGCATGAAAGACCGTTACTTTGAGCCCGGAGAAGGCCTTATCAAGGATGATATAGAAAGCACAATCCAGAGCATGGGTTATGTCGGCCGTGTGGGAATGAAGAGCACAGACATCGAAATCCTCAACGTCATGATGAATCAGGTCGACTTCCGGGAAACTGCATTATCGGGGCGCTGA
- a CDS encoding GntR family transcriptional regulator, whose product MSLKDKVYNAILDDIISLEYHPGDILNERSLIDRYQCSKSPVREALMTLCSENVLRNIPRYGYEVIRLTEDDISEMIQFRLILESGMLSMYYNSFTAEQIGELEEIDEKCQSDSSDVWTHWAHNVEFHLKLIESCGSKFAMEELERCMNRLKRAYAQFYKNKNDIKLLSTDTKHHSEIIAGLKNKNSTQILKNLTADLNDFGGLENYIV is encoded by the coding sequence ATGAGTTTAAAGGATAAGGTTTACAATGCAATTCTGGATGACATTATTTCATTGGAATATCATCCCGGCGATATACTGAACGAGCGGAGTCTGATTGACAGATATCAGTGCAGCAAATCGCCTGTCAGAGAAGCCCTCATGACCCTTTGCTCAGAGAATGTTTTGCGTAATATTCCCCGCTATGGTTATGAAGTTATCAGGCTGACGGAAGATGACATCTCGGAAATGATACAGTTTCGACTGATTCTTGAGAGCGGTATGCTCAGTATGTATTATAATAGTTTTACTGCGGAGCAGATCGGGGAGTTGGAAGAGATAGATGAAAAATGCCAGAGCGACAGTTCCGATGTATGGACTCACTGGGCCCATAATGTGGAATTTCATCTGAAGCTGATCGAGTCATGCGGAAGCAAATTCGCCATGGAAGAATTGGAACGCTGTATGAATCGTCTCAAAAGGGCCTATGCGCAGTTCTATAAAAATAAAAACGACATCAAGCTTCTTTCGACCGACACAAAGCATCACTCGGAGATCATTGCGGGCCTGAAAAACAAAAATTCCACACAGATTCTTAAGAATCTGACTGCCGATCTAAACGATTTTGGAGGACTGGAAAACTATATTGTATAG
- a CDS encoding IS3 family transposase (programmed frameshift) — protein sequence MKKSAYTEAQISYALQQAETGTPVSEVCRRMGISENTFCRWEKKYLGMLSGDLRKLRQLEEENRQLKQMVADLSLDKHMLQEVLFKKSVTPARRRDLVDWLHDEYGVGIKRGCNVLSLNRASYYYVPHRDDQMMLRMKIRQYVESHVKYGYLRIHVLLQREGLRIGKNHVYRLYCLEGLNLRRKYSRRKVVSSPRVELPCESRPNESWAMDFVSDQLFDGRRFRSLTLIDSYTRECLAIHVDKTICGSDVVERLEILKSTRGVPESIRVDTGPEFISKALDIWAYQEGVKLQFSRPGKPTDNAKIESFNGSYRNECLQTHWFLSLKDARVKIENWRMEYNEYRPHSSLKNKTPSEFFREQSLHIPVC from the exons ATGAAAAAATCAGCATACACGGAAGCGCAGATCAGTTATGCGCTACAACAAGCGGAAACTGGAACACCTGTTTCTGAGGTATGTCGGAGGATGGGAATTTCCGAAAACACCTTCTGTCGCTGGGAAAAGAAATACTTGGGGATGCTTTCAGGTGATCTGCGAAAGCTTCGGCAACTTGAAGAAGAGAATCGTCAACTCAAGCAGATGGTAGCCGATCTCAGCTTAGATAAACATATGCTTCAAGAGGTGTTAT TCAAAAAAAGTGTGACGCCGGCTCGGCGGCGTGACCTTGTAGATTGGCTCCATGATGAGTACGGTGTCGGTATCAAGCGTGGGTGTAATGTGCTATCATTGAACAGAGCATCGTACTACTACGTTCCACACCGAGATGACCAAATGATGCTCCGCATGAAGATTCGCCAGTACGTAGAATCTCATGTGAAATACGGGTATCTGCGAATTCACGTTCTTTTGCAGAGAGAAGGGCTGAGAATTGGCAAGAACCACGTATATCGTCTGTATTGCCTTGAGGGGCTTAACTTACGACGGAAGTATAGTCGACGAAAGGTGGTATCATCACCTCGTGTTGAGCTTCCCTGTGAGAGTCGACCTAACGAATCCTGGGCAATGGATTTTGTCTCTGATCAGTTATTCGATGGGCGTCGGTTTCGTAGCCTGACGTTGATTGATTCTTACACACGAGAATGTTTGGCCATTCATGTGGATAAGACTATTTGTGGAAGCGATGTCGTTGAAAGACTTGAGATATTGAAAAGTACTCGTGGCGTCCCGGAGTCTATTCGTGTTGATACCGGCCCAGAGTTCATCTCAAAGGCTCTGGATATCTGGGCATACCAGGAAGGCGTCAAACTTCAGTTCTCTCGGCCTGGTAAGCCAACAGACAACGCAAAGATTGAGTCGTTCAATGGGAGCTACCGAAATGAGTGTCTGCAAACGCATTGGTTTTTGTCTTTGAAAGATGCTCGTGTTAAGATAGAAAACTGGCGGATGGAATATAATGAATACCGCCCACATAGCTCGCTCAAGAATAAAACTCCGAGCGAATTCTTCCGGGAGCAATCGCTTCATATCCCGGTCTGTTAG
- a CDS encoding amidohydrolase — protein sequence MNRKYIEGLKQAAFEEIDLHRQRIIELGKSIWKEPEQGFQEYKTAEKVAAAFREIDIPFESGLALTGVKGRLTGATPGPTVAVIGELDALINPDHPEADKDTGAVHACGHFAQIAAIIGAGYGLKSILPKLSGEVVLFAVPAEEGINLDFRKGLRDEGKIKYIGGKQELVRIGAFDDIDLSFMQHNGEGEGPVKATFRTNNAFITKVVRFSGKASHAAGAPEKGINALQAYTIAQAAINAQRETFKDEDAVRVHGIVTRGGTSVNVTPGEVMVEMLLRAKTLEALKDVDKKINLSLRAGGMGVGAAVEIATYPGYLPLVQNSQLADCWTRNAEAVLGAGQVKDMGHSAGSTDMGDLSQLMPCIHPLIEGGFYGTLHGSDFKLFDEDTAFIIPAKIATATVIDLLSGEAEEATRIIEGYSPPLTKKSYLDLLDSYSYSEEFSSI from the coding sequence ATGAATAGGAAATATATAGAGGGATTGAAGCAAGCTGCATTCGAGGAAATCGACCTACACAGGCAGCGGATTATCGAATTAGGAAAGTCCATATGGAAGGAGCCGGAACAGGGCTTTCAGGAATATAAGACTGCGGAAAAAGTAGCGGCGGCGTTTCGGGAGATAGACATCCCCTTCGAGTCTGGACTCGCGCTTACAGGAGTGAAGGGACGGCTTACGGGAGCCACTCCCGGCCCAACCGTTGCGGTCATTGGTGAACTTGATGCACTTATCAATCCTGACCATCCAGAGGCGGATAAGGATACAGGCGCAGTCCACGCCTGCGGTCATTTTGCTCAGATAGCGGCAATTATTGGTGCAGGGTATGGGCTGAAATCTATACTTCCGAAGCTTTCGGGAGAAGTTGTACTCTTTGCCGTTCCCGCCGAGGAAGGAATAAATCTGGATTTTCGAAAGGGGTTACGAGATGAGGGGAAAATAAAATACATTGGCGGGAAACAGGAGTTGGTTCGGATAGGAGCGTTCGATGATATCGATCTATCGTTCATGCAACACAACGGTGAAGGCGAAGGACCGGTTAAGGCCACGTTCCGAACCAATAATGCCTTTATTACTAAGGTTGTCCGCTTTTCGGGGAAAGCTTCCCATGCAGCGGGTGCTCCAGAAAAGGGAATCAATGCACTACAGGCATACACAATTGCCCAGGCTGCCATAAACGCGCAGCGGGAGACCTTTAAGGATGAAGATGCGGTACGGGTGCATGGGATTGTTACTAGGGGTGGTACCAGTGTCAATGTCACTCCTGGGGAGGTAATGGTGGAAATGCTTCTCCGCGCGAAGACACTGGAAGCACTAAAGGATGTAGATAAAAAGATAAATCTCTCTCTTCGGGCCGGGGGAATGGGTGTAGGTGCAGCGGTAGAAATCGCTACATATCCCGGGTATTTACCTTTGGTTCAGAATTCACAGCTGGCTGACTGCTGGACCAGGAATGCCGAAGCGGTGCTTGGTGCAGGACAGGTGAAGGACATGGGGCACAGTGCCGGTTCGACAGATATGGGAGATCTGTCACAACTCATGCCTTGTATTCATCCACTCATAGAAGGTGGATTCTATGGTACTCTCCACGGTTCCGATTTCAAGCTCTTTGATGAGGATACGGCGTTTATTATTCCTGCCAAAATCGCGACGGCGACGGTCATCGATCTGTTGAGCGGGGAAGCAGAGGAAGCGACACGTATCATAGAGGGATATTCGCCTCCTTTGACAAAAAAGAGTTATTTGGACTTGCTCGATTCGTATTCTTACAGTGAGGAGTTTTCCTCCATATAA
- a CDS encoding two-component regulator propeller domain-containing protein, giving the protein MEDRRGFLWLGTDIGLWRYDGYEFVDYSQIVPEQIDSQIYQDSEGIIWIGSIGGLFAFDPVTEKTVPHKYSSADPDSISAHVFQEKRHAFCEDVRGQLWIATENGLNSYNRSTSAFKAYNMDNSGLLDDSISAVISSRNGMLWVATASGLQKFNPDAGVVEASYSDAPKDITSLCEDPHGVLWIGSNSDGVHRFDPTTEEFTSYRHDPTDSASISSNAVNHLMIPSNTPNALWIATDDAGLNVLDLISGDVDKFSYDPGHPENGCISGNQLTQVIEDNMGSILVVDAFGFLNRFDPGLPRFVKYPGNTRNKEVVSSFQSYSVAQDAEGDIWICEGATAMMYRYDPSDDSSEVQYRLPHYLASPNIGCVADKVNNILWISTKDRIVRFNPRLERVTAEIPADVELLNGITDNVDPDILWFGSRTSGLVKVNTRTSVTKYFTHQRDDPLSVGSSHVLVLAQHADGRIWISVLGAGLQLFDPEREVVTAWYTLNYGAGNPAGLFTDSLGRIWITFHNGGPGLFNPATREFQDFEELTGRAWPARGSTGIIKDERGTFWVSGNGTGEIVQFNPENNATRLYTQVDGIAAGISLSWQGRPVCDVEGGIWISGSGGVTRFFPSRMEDNAYLPSVYITELTQDGVPIETGNAVEFTTELALPPEKNYFEFKASALNYRLPKLNRYRYKLIGWDTHWHDMGTRRTGQYSNLSEGMYILEVEGSNNDGAWCERPARLFIYVEPRVPDSAQLITLDNIRQSRRAILPNDQNTILFEAVPLDFSIVKKKNIEYQLEGYENQWTLITNSRYVRYNKIPVGRYLFKVRDNETGEMSVLPVRIRPPFYRSWWFIGLIGLTVIGIVLVFYRMQIAHLKREKTEELRHQHATQQEELRHVEEEKKLECEKRKAVEAHRESEMRYRDLLATMTEGFIIVNEEGDLSYANERFYEMLGVGKDDIREISLPAFLSAKDWLLFSEIMREHKQGEAQTNEMSFRRTDGNTIGTLVSSKLLKDYASHCSECLAVITDITKLKQSEELLRKREQEIRAEKIKLEETNIALKVLLRKREEDIEEVENRLNQNLTTQVVPYIEKLRRAGLEEKQLLYLDIISANLSGVSSEFSRKLGTRFASLTVQEMHIVNMIREGLATKDIADFLNIAVRTVEIHRCNIRKKLGLVGKKDGLQAYLQRENPRSI; this is encoded by the coding sequence ATGGAAGATCGAAGAGGGTTCTTGTGGCTTGGAACGGATATCGGGTTGTGGAGATACGACGGATATGAGTTTGTGGACTACAGCCAAATCGTTCCTGAACAGATTGATTCGCAAATTTATCAGGACAGCGAAGGCATAATATGGATAGGGTCGATCGGTGGCCTTTTCGCTTTCGATCCGGTAACTGAAAAAACGGTACCTCACAAATATTCGTCAGCCGATCCTGACAGCATTAGCGCCCATGTGTTTCAGGAGAAGAGACACGCCTTTTGCGAAGATGTTCGTGGGCAATTGTGGATAGCCACCGAAAATGGATTGAACTCGTACAATAGGTCAACTAGCGCCTTCAAGGCATATAACATGGACAACAGTGGTCTCCTGGATGATTCAATTTCTGCCGTTATTTCATCCAGGAACGGGATGCTCTGGGTTGCAACAGCATCAGGACTTCAGAAGTTCAATCCGGATGCCGGGGTGGTCGAAGCGAGTTACTCTGATGCGCCAAAGGACATCACTTCTTTATGTGAAGATCCTCATGGTGTTCTTTGGATCGGATCGAATAGTGATGGAGTACACCGATTCGACCCGACTACCGAAGAGTTCACCTCTTATCGACACGATCCGACAGATTCTGCCAGTATCAGCAGCAATGCTGTTAACCACCTCATGATTCCCAGCAATACACCCAATGCCCTCTGGATTGCGACCGACGATGCAGGTCTGAATGTGCTCGACCTTATTTCGGGAGATGTAGATAAGTTCTCGTATGATCCGGGGCACCCAGAAAACGGATGCATATCCGGAAACCAACTAACCCAGGTTATTGAGGACAACATGGGATCTATTCTGGTAGTGGATGCCTTTGGTTTCCTAAACCGTTTTGATCCTGGACTGCCAAGATTTGTAAAGTATCCAGGAAATACCAGAAATAAGGAAGTAGTTTCGAGCTTCCAATCGTATAGTGTTGCCCAAGACGCGGAAGGTGACATCTGGATATGCGAAGGTGCTACCGCAATGATGTACAGGTATGACCCTTCAGATGATTCTTCTGAGGTGCAGTATCGCCTGCCTCATTATCTGGCAAGTCCGAACATTGGCTGTGTTGCAGACAAGGTGAACAACATACTGTGGATCTCTACGAAGGATCGCATCGTCCGTTTCAATCCCCGGCTGGAAAGGGTTACCGCCGAGATCCCTGCAGATGTAGAGCTGTTGAATGGAATCACCGACAATGTAGATCCAGATATTCTCTGGTTTGGATCGAGGACCAGCGGGTTAGTTAAAGTAAACACGCGCACATCTGTAACTAAATACTTCACCCATCAGCGGGATGATCCCTTATCTGTAGGTTCGTCCCATGTTCTTGTGCTCGCCCAACATGCAGATGGCAGGATTTGGATATCAGTCTTGGGTGCGGGACTTCAGCTTTTCGATCCTGAAAGGGAAGTAGTTACCGCGTGGTACACCCTCAACTACGGCGCCGGAAATCCTGCAGGACTGTTCACTGACTCACTGGGGCGAATTTGGATAACGTTCCATAACGGAGGACCCGGCCTGTTTAATCCTGCAACAAGGGAATTTCAGGATTTTGAGGAACTGACTGGACGCGCCTGGCCTGCCCGAGGCTCTACTGGGATAATCAAAGATGAACGTGGCACGTTCTGGGTAAGCGGAAACGGCACCGGTGAGATCGTCCAGTTCAACCCGGAGAATAATGCAACAAGACTCTACACTCAGGTGGATGGAATAGCAGCTGGTATATCGCTGTCCTGGCAAGGACGCCCGGTTTGTGACGTGGAAGGTGGCATATGGATTTCCGGTAGCGGCGGAGTGACCCGGTTTTTCCCCAGCCGCATGGAAGATAACGCCTATCTTCCATCGGTATACATAACGGAACTGACCCAAGACGGGGTTCCGATTGAGACCGGCAATGCCGTTGAGTTCACAACGGAACTCGCCCTACCCCCGGAGAAAAACTATTTCGAGTTTAAAGCTTCAGCACTCAACTATCGTCTCCCAAAACTCAATCGATACAGGTATAAACTCATAGGATGGGACACTCATTGGCATGATATGGGGACGAGGCGAACCGGACAATACTCGAACCTGAGTGAAGGGATGTACATCCTCGAGGTAGAAGGCTCGAATAACGATGGTGCCTGGTGTGAGCGGCCAGCAAGGCTCTTTATTTATGTGGAGCCGCGGGTGCCGGATTCGGCCCAGCTCATCACTTTGGACAATATACGTCAAAGTAGAAGGGCAATTCTCCCTAATGACCAGAACACAATACTGTTTGAAGCAGTTCCATTGGATTTTTCGATTGTCAAAAAGAAGAACATTGAATATCAGCTTGAAGGCTATGAAAATCAGTGGACTTTGATCACGAACAGCCGCTATGTCCGCTATAACAAAATACCTGTGGGAAGATACTTGTTCAAAGTAAGAGACAATGAAACAGGTGAAATGTCTGTCCTGCCTGTGAGGATCCGTCCACCGTTCTATCGTTCCTGGTGGTTTATTGGCCTCATTGGACTGACCGTCATCGGCATAGTTCTTGTTTTCTACAGGATGCAAATTGCTCATCTAAAACGGGAAAAAACTGAAGAACTACGGCACCAGCACGCGACGCAGCAGGAAGAATTGCGGCATGTCGAAGAAGAGAAAAAACTGGAATGCGAAAAGCGGAAAGCGGTAGAGGCCCATCGAGAAAGTGAGATGCGGTATCGTGACCTCCTGGCAACTATGACTGAAGGTTTCATAATCGTGAATGAAGAAGGCGACTTGAGCTATGCGAATGAGCGCTTCTATGAAATGCTGGGTGTTGGAAAGGATGATATCAGGGAAATCTCACTTCCGGCTTTTCTAAGTGCCAAAGACTGGCTCCTCTTCTCAGAGATAATGCGTGAACATAAGCAGGGAGAAGCCCAGACAAACGAGATGTCGTTTAGACGTACCGATGGCAACACCATTGGGACCCTCGTGTCATCGAAGTTACTTAAGGACTACGCCAGCCATTGTTCCGAGTGCTTGGCAGTTATCACAGACATAACCAAATTAAAACAAAGCGAGGAATTGCTCCGGAAACGGGAACAGGAGATCAGGGCGGAGAAGATTAAACTTGAAGAGACAAATATTGCGTTGAAGGTTTTGCTCAGAAAGAGAGAAGAAGATATAGAAGAGGTAGAAAACAGACTGAACCAGAACCTGACTACTCAGGTAGTCCCTTACATTGAAAAACTTAGACGAGCCGGACTGGAGGAGAAACAACTCCTCTATCTGGATATAATCTCAGCGAACTTATCAGGTGTTTCCTCCGAGTTTTCGCGGAAGCTCGGCACAAGATTTGCCAGTCTTACCGTTCAAGAAATGCATATTGTCAACATGATCAGGGAAGGACTTGCGACGAAAGACATCGCCGATTTCCTGAACATAGCGGTACGAACCGTAGAAATCCACCGGTGTAATATTAGAAAAAAGTTGGGACTCGTAGGAAAAAAAGATGGTTTGCAGGCCTATTTACAGCGGGAGAATCCTCGAAGTATATAA
- a CDS encoding ABC transporter substrate-binding protein: MKRKDFVKNLFLINLCLFVMIGMAFGEGKQEAETVEPVLRWSSGGDVATYDPMSFSNTVVFMHMMNLYDSLTILNDDLELTPSLAESWELLDETTWQIHLRKNVTFHDGRPFTSEDVKFSIERAAAPPSAVANLVENIKEVKIIDPYTMQLITYEPFPLLMGKLTTLFIMSKGWCEEHNCTAVPDFTAGEESYSVRNTNGTGPFMLVSREPDVETVWVKNPNWWGLKEFPDSNIDRVIFTPIANDATRVAALISGEIDFLHDSPLQDVSRIKNTPGLKLEESPHTRNIFFGLDAGSPELRTSNIKGKNPFADVRVREAINRAIDRETIKEVVMRGMSFPLTMPIAPAYTGYPKDLAERDLYDPDRAKQLLIEAGYPDGFEFSLNTPNNRYINDEAISQAVVGMLGKVGIKVNLISQPLSIHFPALRRGEYDMYMLGLDTEVKDSYQFLNIIGRSDGIWNFMGYCNPDLDKLVADIAKETNEEKRLQMIQDSWEIFAEDWPVVPMHAQYLVWAMRDNVDIPIRPDNMVYFVSGNIE; encoded by the coding sequence ATGAAAAGAAAAGACTTTGTAAAGAACCTGTTTCTTATAAATCTCTGCCTGTTTGTCATGATAGGAATGGCTTTCGGAGAGGGAAAACAGGAGGCTGAAACTGTGGAACCCGTATTGCGTTGGTCAAGCGGCGGGGATGTCGCAACCTACGATCCCATGTCGTTCTCTAATACGGTTGTATTTATGCACATGATGAACCTGTATGATTCGCTGACGATATTAAATGATGATCTGGAATTAACACCGAGTCTTGCAGAAAGCTGGGAATTGCTGGATGAAACTACATGGCAGATACATCTACGCAAGAATGTGACCTTTCATGACGGAAGGCCATTCACCTCTGAGGACGTGAAGTTCTCCATAGAGCGGGCGGCGGCTCCACCCTCCGCGGTAGCAAACTTAGTCGAAAATATCAAAGAAGTGAAGATCATTGACCCTTATACCATGCAACTCATCACATATGAGCCATTTCCCTTGTTGATGGGTAAACTAACGACTCTATTTATAATGTCTAAAGGATGGTGTGAAGAGCACAATTGCACTGCTGTGCCCGATTTTACCGCCGGGGAGGAGTCGTATTCAGTAAGAAATACAAATGGAACTGGCCCGTTTATGCTCGTATCAAGGGAGCCTGATGTAGAAACTGTCTGGGTCAAAAACCCTAATTGGTGGGGTCTTAAGGAATTTCCTGATAGTAATATCGACCGGGTCATTTTCACGCCTATTGCAAACGACGCTACCCGTGTTGCGGCTTTGATTAGCGGTGAGATTGACTTTCTCCACGATTCGCCCTTGCAGGATGTATCAAGAATAAAAAACACACCGGGTTTAAAACTGGAAGAGAGCCCGCACACACGGAACATTTTCTTCGGTCTTGATGCGGGTAGCCCTGAATTGCGGACGTCCAATATAAAAGGAAAAAATCCCTTTGCCGATGTACGGGTACGCGAGGCTATCAACAGGGCAATCGATCGGGAGACGATTAAAGAGGTGGTCATGCGCGGAATGTCTTTCCCGCTTACAATGCCTATCGCCCCGGCCTATACAGGGTATCCTAAAGACCTTGCGGAAAGAGACTTGTACGACCCGGATAGGGCGAAGCAATTGTTGATTGAAGCAGGCTATCCAGATGGATTTGAATTCTCTCTCAACACACCGAACAACCGGTATATCAATGATGAGGCAATCTCTCAAGCTGTCGTGGGTATGCTCGGCAAGGTTGGCATTAAAGTCAATTTGATTTCACAACCATTGTCTATTCATTTCCCGGCGCTACGAAGAGGCGAATATGATATGTATATGCTTGGACTGGATACTGAGGTTAAAGATTCCTATCAGTTTCTGAATATAATCGGCAGAAGCGATGGTATCTGGAACTTTATGGGGTACTGCAACCCTGATCTTGATAAGCTTGTTGCTGACATTGCCAAGGAAACGAATGAAGAAAAACGTTTGCAGATGATCCAGGATTCTTGGGAAATATTCGCTGAAGACTGGCCGGTCGTCCCCATGCATGCTCAGTACTTGGTTTGGGCGATGCGAGACAACGTTGATATACCAATACGCCCCGACAACATGGTTTACTTCGTGTCAGGAAACATAGAGTAG